TCGCTCGCGAATACGCAATGGCGATGCACTTCCGGATTGACATGGTAGGAGACGCGCAGGTTCAGCGCCTTTGCCTTCGCGGCGAGGCTCAGCGCCGGGCCGATCCCGCCGATCGTCGTCGCATCGACGCGTACCACATCGATCGCCGCGTGATCCATCAGCGCTTCGAGATCGCGGGCGCGCGTGCATTCATCGCCGACGCCGACCGGCACCGGCGACTGTCGGGTGAGGTGACCGATCTCGGCGATGCGCGTGCGCGCCATCGGATCCTCGATCCAGGCAATGCCGAGATCGCGCCACATCTCGGCCGCTTCGAGGCCCTGCCGCGCCGTGCCCCAGGACCAGGCGAGATCGCAGGTGAACTCGGCATCGGGCACCGCCTGGCGGACCCGCGTCAGGATGCGCCGCACCGGCTCGGCCGCGCAATAATGCGCCGCTTCGAGCTTGAAAAAACGATAGCCTTGCCCGGCGCGCGCGATCAGCCGTTCGGCGATGTCGTCCTCGCTCTCGCCGGCGATCTCATAGCCTTCGACCAGCGCGACGCGCAGTTTGCGCGACGTGCCGCCGAGCAGCTTCCATAGTGGCGCGCCGCGCGCCTGCGCTTTCAAATCCCACAGGCAGATGTCGAGGAGCGAACGGGCGCGGCCGATGACGCCGTCTTCATCCGTGGCGCGGCTGACCAGGCTCATGTCCTCAAACCGGGCGGCTGTTTCGAGCGCATTCTTGCCGACGAGCCTGGGGGCAAGAAGATCGGAGATCGCGACATCGACGGGCGAGCGCCTTGTATGGCCGAGACAGTCGGCGACGAGGCCGCCTTCGGTCACCACCCGCACCGCCGCATATTGGCGCGCCGTCACGGTGAAGGCCCCGAAGGAAAGTGCTCCGGGCAACGGCAGATCCACCGCCCAGGTCTCGATGCGCTCGATGCTTGTGTCGCCCGTCATGAAATGACCGAGGTTCCATTACTTGTCTGACAAAACTTCTTGCGGTCTGGGGGAGAACATGATGAATTGGTCAGGCCATTGTACAAAGCTTACCAAGAGCCGCAAGCTCAATTCGGCAATGAAAATTCACAATGCGCCAAGGGAGAAGAAGTAATGAGAGTAACTGTTGCTGCCATCGCACTCCTGTTCGCCGTGAGCGGGAGCGCCGCCTTTGCCCAGGAATTCAAACACGAGGCCTCGCCGCTGTTCGAAGCGTGCGGCGATGCGTCTTATGAGAAGGCCAAGACCGACGGCATCACCATCGGCATCTCGCCTTCTCCGCCCTTTACCTCGCTCAATCCCGATACCCAGAAAGCGGAAGGCCTCGAAGTCGAGATCAACGAGGCGGCCTATAAATGGGCCGGCATCGATAAGCTGAAATACGAAGTCATGCCTTTCGGCCAGCTCATCCCGGCGCTGCTCGCCAAGCGCATCGACGTGGTGACCGCGCTCCACATCACGCCCGACCGCAAGAAGGTCATCTCCTTCGGCGGCCCGGCCTATTGGTACGGACCAGCCATCATGGTGAAGAAGGGCAATCCCGACGGGATCAAGTCCTATGACGATCTCAAGGGCAAGCAGATCGGCGCCATCGCCGGCTCGGCCGCCGACGAATATCTGCGCAAGGTCGGCGCCGAGGTCGTCCCCTTCCAGACCGACGCCGAGCAGTTCAGCGCGGTCGCCACCGGCCGGGTGAGCGCCATCGTCGATGACGACACCAAGATCAACCTCTTCCTCGCCGCCAACAAGGATTCGCCGCTCGAGCTACTGCAGGGCGTGAAGGTGCCGGACGAACTGATCTTTGAATATGGCTATGGCTATGTGCGCGCCGGCTTCCGCAAGGAAGACTGCGTGCTCAGGGCCGCGTTCAGCGCCGGCATCGCGGAAGTGCGTGGCAACGGCGAGGTCTCGGCGGTTCTGAAGAAGTATGGATTCAACGACGCCAATCTGTTCTTCTTCCCGCTCAACAACAAGTAAGAGCTGGAGCCCACGATGACGATAAGCGGGTGATCCTGATCGCCCGCTTATTTTTTTCGGGTCTGGAGGAACGCAATGGATCTGTTGAACTTCGACGTCATCCGTGACTATTGGCACGTCTTCCTGCGCGGCCTCGGCCTCACCATCTTCCTCACTCTCGTCACCATGGTGCTGGCGACGCTCGCCGCCATCCCCCTGGCGCTGGCACGCCTCTCCGGCAATCGCCTCTTCCGCTGGCCCGCCAATGTCTTCGTCGAATTCATGCGGGCGACGCCGCTAATCCTGCAGCTGATCTACATCTACTATGTGCTACCGACCGCCGGCATCAAGCTCAACCCGCTCGTCGCCGCCATCACCGGCCTGACGCTGCATTATTCCGCCTATTTGAGCGAAGTGTTTCGCGGCGGTATTCAGTCGATCGCCAAGGGCCAGACGGAAGCGGCGTTGAGCCTCGGCCTGTCGCGCTGGCTCTCTTTCCGCAAGGTGGTGCTGCCGCAGGCAACGCGTGCCATCCTGCCCACGCTCGCAAACTATCTGATCTCGCTGTTCAAGGACACATCGCTCGCTTCCGTCGTCACCGTGCAGGAGCTCATGTTCTCAGGCCAGATCATCTCGGCTCGCAACTTCCAGTATTTCACCGTCTATACGGTGACCGCCCTGCTCTATTTCGCCGTCTGCTACCCTTCAGGCCTCGCCGTAAGAGTGCTGGAGGAACGTATCCGCAAGGGACAGCGCGCCCGCGACGAGAGGAAAGCAGGCGCCAGCGTTACCCCCAGCGCCGCGTGACGAGTGCAAAGGCAAGAACGAGGATCGCGGGACCCAGGCCTGCTGCCAATGCCCAGGGCCCGGCGGCGATCATCGTCTCTTCGTACAGCAACCAACTGAGAGTCTAACACCCTCATCCGGTGCTTCGCGTCTCCCGCAAGCGGGAGAAGGGAAAAACCTAGCGTTCACTCCACAACCGGAATGATCAGATAGGACGGATGCTGTGCGTCGTGGAAGATCGTCTGCGCGGCCTTGGCCGATGGCCCCGCACTGCCGCCGCGATTGCGGTTGCGCTCGAATTTGGGGAAATCCGCCGAGGAGATGTCGAGCCTGAGGCGATGGCCGGCGGCAAAGCGATTTGCCGTCGCCCACATGTCGATCTCGAAGCGATAGATCCGGCCCGGTTCCAACAGTGCGTTCTCGTCGTCCTTGAGCGGCCGATAACGCGTCCTGAGCACGCCATTCTGCAACTGGATGGCGCGGCCGTCGGGGAAGACATCGCTGAGACGGCCATAGAAATCCGTCTCGACTGCTGAGGAACTGGCGTAAAGGATGAGAAGCAACGGCCCCACGACATCGAGATCCTGGTCGAGCACGTCGGTCGTATAGGTTACGACGTCGCCGCGCTGTTGGAGCCCCGAGACATCGACGCTGCCGGCCCGATAGACGGCCGAGAGGATGCTGCCGCCGAGCGTCGGGGTCGGATCGTCCGGATCATATATATAAGTGTCGGGCGAAGACGCGGCGGCCGGCGGATCGGAGGCGAGCGCGCCGTCATCCTTGAGATAAAGCCGCTTCTGCGTCGCTTCCGGCGGCGGCCAGGCTTCAGCGCTGCGCCATTCATTGGCGCCCATCAGATAATAGGTGACGGGCGGGATCTCCTGCGTGCGCTTTTCCCGCACTGTGCCATACCAATGGAGCAGCAATTCGAGATTCTCGGCCGAGCGGTACGTGCGCCGCAACGCCGCGTGCTCCGCCTCGCCTTCGTGATAGCCCGGCACATTATGCGCGCCGGGCGTGATCAGCAGCCGGCTGGCGCGCGCCCTCGGCCCACCCTGTCGGGTTATTTGCGTGTAGCTTTCAAGCGCGTCGCCGAGACACCAGTCATACCAGCCCGTCACCATCAAGGCCGGCGCCTGGATGGCGGCGCAGAGCTTGGAAACGCTGGCGCGCGACAGCATCAGCGCGTCCGGATCTATCTCGGGGCCGAAGAGCGGGTTGAGTTTGGTGGTCGAGGCGAAGGTGAAAATCTCTTCGCCGAGTGCGTTCTTGAGGAACTCGGCGCGGCCGGACGGAGCGAGGCTGTTATAGTGCTTCCACAACCAGTCCCGCCGCGTCGGCTCGGACAGCCTCTCAAGCTCGGGAAAGCGCGCCTTGACCGGCTCAGGCAAAGGCGCCTGCAAGGGATCGTTGAAATAGCCACTCGCCCAGGTCTCGTCCTTCATCTGCGCTTCGAGCAGCGCGCGATCGACCTTCACCTTGTCCTTACCCTTGCCGACGGTGCGCGAATAGGCGTTGAGGAACATGTGGAAGCGCACGCCGTGGCTCGGGGCGATGCCGAGGCCCGCCACTTCCGGCATGGTGGCGGTCATTTTCGGATGCGTCGCCATGCAGAACTGCGTGCCGCCATCATAGGAGCCGCCCATCGAGCCGATGAAGCCCTCATACCAGGCCTGGTGCGTCACCCATTCGACGAAGTCGTAACTGTCCTCTCCCTCATGGATGTAGAAATCCCAGCTGTCCGGCTCGCTGTCGCCGGTGCCGCGCACATCCTGGCAGATCACGACGTAGCCGCGCCGCGCCAGCGCCATCGAGATGTCGGCATAGCGCGATCTGCCATAAGGGCTGCGCACCGCGATGACGGGAGCGGGAAGCTTGGGCGGCAGATGCAGATGGGCGGCGAGCCTGGTGCCGTCGCGCATGGTGACGAACTGGGTCTCCTGCCTGATCGCCTCCGCCGTGGAAAGCGCCGGCGTCGCCACTTCAGCCGCCAGCACGGCACGGAACTTGTCCATATCACGCGCCCCAGATGCGCTCGAACACGGCGAGGAAGTTCTCGCCCAGGACGCCCGTCACCTCCTTGTCCGAGAAGCCGCGTGCCTTGAGTGCCGAGCGGACATTGCCGGCTTCCGCGTGGCTGGCGATCCCGACCGGAAACTGCCAGGGCGGCATCGGGATATAGCGTTCGTCATAGCCGAAATAGACATAGTCGTCCTCGTCCTCCTCGGCGAAGTCGAAGCCGAGACCGACATGCTCGATGCCGACGAGATCGGCGATATAGGCGACATGGTCGATCAGCATGTCGAGCGTCGCCTGTTTCTCGCGGGTGAGGAAGAAAGGCGCGGCGCAGACGCCGATCGCACCGCCCGATGCCGCGACGGCGCGGATGAGATCGTCGGAGATGTTGCGCGGCGTATCGAGCAGCGCGCGCGCATTGGCATGGGTGACGACGATGGGACGGGTCGCCGCTTCCGTCGCCTCGAGCGCCGTGCGCGCACCCGCATGCGAGAGATCGACCGCCATGGAAAGATCCTCCATGCGCCGGATCACCTTACGGCCGAATTTGCTCAGGCCCGCATCGGTCGGCTCGAAGCAGCCGTCGCCCAGCCGGTTGCGCGAATTATAGGTGAGCTGCATGGCGCGCAGGCCGACATCGTGGAAGACATTCAGGAAATCGAGTTCGTCCTCGATCGGGTCGGCGCCCTGAAAATGGAAGACGATCGCCGTTTCGCCCGCTGCCTTCGCCGAACGGATATCTCTGACCGATCTGGCGATCTTGATCTTCTGCTTGCCGGCCCGCTCGATCTCGAGCCAATTGGCGATGATCTCCATGGTGGTGCGGAAGTCCTCGATCGCGCCCGCCGAAGTGAACACCGCATCGATGCCGCCGGCGACGATGCCCGGCAGATACTTGCCGAGCTCGCGCGGCTGCAGCATGGGCGCCGTTGCATCGAGATAGATCGGCTTCGATTGGGAAGTGTCGGCTCTCATGATCCGCTGTTTCCTTGTTGAGTGCTGTGAGTGTCGGCGAGCCAGCAGCGCGCGAAGCGCCCCTCGCCGGTTGGAAAGACGGGCGGCTGCTGTTCAGTGCAATGACGGAAACGCGCCGGGCAGCGCGGCTCGAAGGCGCAACCTTCCGGCAGGGCGGCAAGATCGGGCGGACGTCCGGCAATGGTCTGAAGCCCCTCCTCGACCCGCCGGTCGATGCGCGGCACGGCATTGAGAAGAGCGCGCGTATAGGGATGGCACGGCGCGGCGAAGACGTCGCGCGTCGGCCCGGCTTCGACAATGCGTCCGGCATACATCACCAGCACGCGGGTACAAAAGCGCGAGACGAGCGCGATATTGTGCGAGATGAGGATGATCGCCGTCCCCGTCTCCTTGTTCATGCGCCCGAGCAATCCCATGATCTGCGCCTGCACCGTCACGTCGAGCGCCGTCGTCGGCTCGTCGGCGATCAGCAGCTTCGGCGCATTCGCCATGCCCATGGCGATCATCACGCGCTGGCGCATGCCACCGGAATATTGATGCGGATAGTCGCGCGCCCGGGCTTGCGGATCGGGGATGCGCACACCCTGCAGCATCTCGACCGAACGGCGCCAGGACTGCGCCGGCGTAACATGATGATGCGCCTCGATCGTCTCGGCGACCTGGCGGCCGATGCGCAGCACCGGATTGAGCGAGGCGGAGGGATCTTGGAAGATCATGCCGATATCGTTGCCGCGCACCTGGCGCATTTCGCGCTCGGAAAGCTTCACGAGGTCGCGGCCCTCGAGCGCGATCCGCCCTCCGGTGATGCGCCCCGGCTTCGGGATGAGCTGCAGCATCGACAGCGCCAGCATGGATTTGCCTGAGCCCGACTCGCCGACGATGCCGACCACTTCCCCCTGCGCCACGCTGAAGAACAGGCCGTC
This genomic stretch from Nordella sp. HKS 07 harbors:
- a CDS encoding ABC transporter ATP-binding protein yields the protein MPVPLLEIEDLRVRIPSRRGEVKAVDGLFFSVAQGEVVGIVGESGSGKSMLALSMLQLIPKPGRITGGRIALEGRDLVKLSEREMRQVRGNDIGMIFQDPSASLNPVLRIGRQVAETIEAHHHVTPAQSWRRSVEMLQGVRIPDPQARARDYPHQYSGGMRQRVMIAMGMANAPKLLIADEPTTALDVTVQAQIMGLLGRMNKETGTAIILISHNIALVSRFCTRVLVMYAGRIVEAGPTRDVFAAPCHPYTRALLNAVPRIDRRVEEGLQTIAGRPPDLAALPEGCAFEPRCPARFRHCTEQQPPVFPTGEGRFARCWLADTHSTQQGNSGS
- a CDS encoding CocE/NonD family hydrolase; translated protein: MDKFRAVLAAEVATPALSTAEAIRQETQFVTMRDGTRLAAHLHLPPKLPAPVIAVRSPYGRSRYADISMALARRGYVVICQDVRGTGDSEPDSWDFYIHEGEDSYDFVEWVTHQAWYEGFIGSMGGSYDGGTQFCMATHPKMTATMPEVAGLGIAPSHGVRFHMFLNAYSRTVGKGKDKVKVDRALLEAQMKDETWASGYFNDPLQAPLPEPVKARFPELERLSEPTRRDWLWKHYNSLAPSGRAEFLKNALGEEIFTFASTTKLNPLFGPEIDPDALMLSRASVSKLCAAIQAPALMVTGWYDWCLGDALESYTQITRQGGPRARASRLLITPGAHNVPGYHEGEAEHAALRRTYRSAENLELLLHWYGTVREKRTQEIPPVTYYLMGANEWRSAEAWPPPEATQKRLYLKDDGALASDPPAAASSPDTYIYDPDDPTPTLGGSILSAVYRAGSVDVSGLQQRGDVVTYTTDVLDQDLDVVGPLLLILYASSSAVETDFYGRLSDVFPDGRAIQLQNGVLRTRYRPLKDDENALLEPGRIYRFEIDMWATANRFAAGHRLRLDISSADFPKFERNRNRGGSAGPSAKAAQTIFHDAQHPSYLIIPVVE
- a CDS encoding mandelate racemase/muconate lactonizing enzyme family protein; translation: MTGDTSIERIETWAVDLPLPGALSFGAFTVTARQYAAVRVVTEGGLVADCLGHTRRSPVDVAISDLLAPRLVGKNALETAARFEDMSLVSRATDEDGVIGRARSLLDICLWDLKAQARGAPLWKLLGGTSRKLRVALVEGYEIAGESEDDIAERLIARAGQGYRFFKLEAAHYCAAEPVRRILTRVRQAVPDAEFTCDLAWSWGTARQGLEAAEMWRDLGIAWIEDPMARTRIAEIGHLTRQSPVPVGVGDECTRARDLEALMDHAAIDVVRVDATTIGGIGPALSLAAKAKALNLRVSYHVNPEVHRHCVFASDAADHIEIFPADRPFDCSHILIERPAFDDIKDGHIEAPGTPGTGLKLKDDMLERYAYRHAVQKRA
- a CDS encoding transporter substrate-binding domain-containing protein; the protein is MRVTVAAIALLFAVSGSAAFAQEFKHEASPLFEACGDASYEKAKTDGITIGISPSPPFTSLNPDTQKAEGLEVEINEAAYKWAGIDKLKYEVMPFGQLIPALLAKRIDVVTALHITPDRKKVISFGGPAYWYGPAIMVKKGNPDGIKSYDDLKGKQIGAIAGSAADEYLRKVGAEVVPFQTDAEQFSAVATGRVSAIVDDDTKINLFLAANKDSPLELLQGVKVPDELIFEYGYGYVRAGFRKEDCVLRAAFSAGIAEVRGNGEVSAVLKKYGFNDANLFFFPLNNK
- a CDS encoding amino acid ABC transporter permease, which encodes MDLLNFDVIRDYWHVFLRGLGLTIFLTLVTMVLATLAAIPLALARLSGNRLFRWPANVFVEFMRATPLILQLIYIYYVLPTAGIKLNPLVAAITGLTLHYSAYLSEVFRGGIQSIAKGQTEAALSLGLSRWLSFRKVVLPQATRAILPTLANYLISLFKDTSLASVVTVQELMFSGQIISARNFQYFTVYTVTALLYFAVCYPSGLAVRVLEERIRKGQRARDERKAGASVTPSAA
- a CDS encoding dipeptidase, giving the protein MRADTSQSKPIYLDATAPMLQPRELGKYLPGIVAGGIDAVFTSAGAIEDFRTTMEIIANWLEIERAGKQKIKIARSVRDIRSAKAAGETAIVFHFQGADPIEDELDFLNVFHDVGLRAMQLTYNSRNRLGDGCFEPTDAGLSKFGRKVIRRMEDLSMAVDLSHAGARTALEATEAATRPIVVTHANARALLDTPRNISDDLIRAVAASGGAIGVCAAPFFLTREKQATLDMLIDHVAYIADLVGIEHVGLGFDFAEEDEDDYVYFGYDERYIPMPPWQFPVGIASHAEAGNVRSALKARGFSDKEVTGVLGENFLAVFERIWGA